The following proteins come from a genomic window of Sorghum bicolor cultivar BTx623 chromosome 3, Sorghum_bicolor_NCBIv3, whole genome shotgun sequence:
- the LOC8075307 gene encoding serine carboxypeptidase-like 33 yields MAQNLPTVLVCVWMVVAVVCARCPHAELCTNPPDEDPVIRAGRHSMAASSAVILRLQRPLFTIILVVLSVAAARGEQEGDRVALLPGQPRSPPVSQFAGYVTVNERNGRTLFYWFFEAETSPADKPLLLWLNGGPGCSSVGYGAASELVPLLVNGNGTGLEFNKFAWTREANLLFLESPVGVGFSYSNTTSDQDNIDDGFVAKDSYTFLVNWFRRFPQYKSHDFYIAGESYAGHYVPQLAEMVYERNKHLETNQRINLKGFIVGNAVTDAYYDYKGLLEFAWSHSVISDQLYKHVKTVCTFRTIFLAGECAHAMGLVYTQYDKIDIYNVYAPKCNTAESALSSSSKNTVEKTAKKLKRLRMFSGYEKSLHANVSGWIKDRRWSICSDSVFHNYYDNIFTVRPIYSKLVKTGLRVWVYSGDMDGRVPVIGSRYWVEALGLPVKSQWQPWYLNNQVAGRFVEYEGLTLLTVRGGGHDVPQDKPAEALVLISSFLSDRQLPTENN; encoded by the exons ATGGCGCAAAACCTTCCCACGGTGCTTGTCTGTGTGTGGATGGTAGTAGCAGTAGTGTGTGCACGCTGTCCACACGCAGAGCTCTGCACCAATCCCCCTGACGAGGACCCAGTCATCAGAGCAGGGCGTCACTCCATGGCCGCCTCCTCTGCAGTGATCCTCCGCCTGCAGCGTCCTCTCTTCACCATCATCCTAGTTGTTCTCTCAGTGGCAGCAGCTAGAGGCGAGCAGGAGGGCGACCGGGTGGCGTTGCTCCCCGGGCAGCCGAGGAGCCCTCCGGTGTCGCAGTTCGCCGGGTACGTCACCGTGAACGAGCGCAACGGGAGGACGCTCTTCTACTGGTTCTTCGAGGCTGAGACGTCGCCCGCGGACAAGCCTCTCCTGCTCTGGCTCAATGGAG GCCCTGGTTGCTCGTCTGTAGGCTATGGAGCAGCTTCAGAATTGGTGCCTCTCTTGGTCAATGGCAACGGGACCGGCTTGGAGTTCAACAAATTTGCATGGACCAGAG AGGCAAATTTGCTGTTCTTGGAGTCTCCTGTTGGAGTTGGCTTCTCATACTCAAATACCACCTCTGACCAAGACAACATAGACGATGGTTTTGTTG CCAAGGACTCCTACACTTTCTTAGTGAATTGGTTCAGAAGGTTTCCTCAGTACAAGAGCCATGACTTCTACATCGCAGGAGAGAGCTATGCAG GTCATTACGTTCCGCAGCTTGCTGAGATGGTGTATGAGCGCAACAAGCATCTTGAAACAAATCAGCGTATCAATCTGAAAGGATTTATT GTTGGCAATGCAGTGACTGATGCTTACTATGACTACAAGGGGCTACTTGAGTTTGCGTGGAGCCACTCGGTGATATCCGATCAACTTTACAAGCACGTAAAAACCGTTTGCACCTTCAGGACTATCTTCCTTGCTGGGGAATGCGCCCATGCAATGGGCCTTGTATACACACAATATGATAAGATTGACATCTACAACGTATACGCACCCAAGTGCAATACTGCTGAGTCAGCACTTTCATCCAGTTCTAAAAATACAGTAGAAAAGACTGCCAAG AAGTTGAAACGATTGAGGATGTTCTCAGGATATGAGAAATCACTTCATGCCAATGTCAGTGGATGGATCAAGGATAGAAGATGGAGTATCTGCAG CGACTCAGTTTTTCACAACTATTATGACAACATATTTACTGTTCGTCCTATTTACTCAAAGCTTGTCAAGACTGGATTAAGAGTTTGGGTCTACAG TGGAGATATGGATGGCAGAGTTCCAGTTATTGGGTCACGGTACTGGGTAGAAGCGCTTGGCCTTCCTGTCAAGTCACAGTGGCAACCATGGTACCTGAACAATCAG GTTGCTGGAAGGTTTGTTGAGTATGAAGGACTGACACTGTTGACTGTCAGAGGAGGAGGCCACGATGTGCCTCAAGACAAGCCAGCAGAGGCACTTGTCTTAATCAGCTCCTTCCTTTCAGACAGACAACTGCCTACGGAAAACAACTGA